GTGAGCGTGGTGTCGGTATCGACATTACGACTGTTCAGAAAATGGCGGAAGAGATAAAAGAAGTGCATAGTCTAGGGATTGAAATTGCGCTAGTGATTGGTGGTGGAAATCTTTGGCGTGGAGAGCCAGCTGCAGAAGCTGGAATGGACCGAGTACAGGCGGACTACACAGGTATGCTTGGAACGGTGATGAATGCTCTTGTGATGGCGGATTCTCTTAAACAAGTAGGGGTTGATACACGCGTGCAGACAGCTATTTCCATGCAACAAGTGGCAGAGCCTTTTATTAGAGGACGTGCCCTTCGTCATTTGGAAAAAGGTCGCATTGTAATTTTTGGGGCTGGGACGGGCTCTCCTTACTTTTCAACAGATACAACAGCAGCTCTTCGGGCGGCTGAGATTGAAGCAGAAGCGATTCTTATGGCTAAAAATGGCGTAGATGGCGTTTATAATGCGGATCCAAAGAAGGACAAGACAGCTGTGAAGTTTGATGAATTGACCCACCGTGACGTTTTGAACAAGGGGCTACGCATTATGGACTCGACGGCTTCTACTTTATCGATGGATAACGATATTGACCTTGTTGTCTTTAATATGAATGAGCCAGGAAATATCAGACGCGTCGTCTTTGGAGAGCAGATTGGAACAACGGTTTCCAACAAGCTGTAACAAGGGGAAGACATGAAATTAGATGTCTATCTTCGGTTTAGAGGAACGGCCTTAAAGGCTATGGAGTTCTATCGTCAAGTCTTTCAGACAGAATTTGTCGGACCGGTATTGATAGATCCGACTACCAATCGTCTCATCAATGCTTGTCTGGATGTAGGTGGTGTACTGATTTCAGCTAGTGATGTAGAGGATGAGATTTCAACAGTTCTTTCCTCCATTAGTTTGGTCGTGAAAGTAGAAACTCACGAAGAAGCAGAAAGAATATTTGAACAGCTAGCCACAGCTGGGAAAGTGCTCGTTCCTTTAGCTCCACAAGATTGGGGAGATGAATGGGGACAGGTCATGGATGGTTTTGGGATTACCTGGGAAATTTTAGTCCCAGGTCAAATGAATGATAACGTATAAGGAGAAATAAAATGGCAAATGCAATTGTAGAAAAAGCAAAAGAGAGAATGGCACATTCTCATCAAAGTTTAGCACGTGAATTTGGAGGTATTCGTGCAGGTCGTGCGAATGCAAGTTTGTTGGATCGAATCAGCGTGGAGTACTATGGGGTGGATACACCTTTGAACCAAATTGCGTCTATTACGATTCCAGAAGCGCGTGTGCTTTTGGTAACACCGTTTGACAAGTCTTCTGTCAAAGATATTGAGCGTGCGATTAACGCGTCTGATTTGGGAATTACGCCAGCTAGTGATGGAAATGTAATCCGTTTGGTCATTCCAGCCTTGACCGAGGAAACACGTAAGGAATTAGCCAAAGAAGTGAAAAAAGTCGGTGAAAATGCCAAGGTTGCGATTCGCAACATTCGTCGAGATGCCATGGATGAAGCGAAAAAACAGGAAAAGGCTAAGGAAATTACAGAAGACGAATTGAAGGGACTTGAAAAAGATATTCAAAAAGTTACAGATGATGCTGTCAAACACATCGATGAAATGACTGCACATAAGGAAAAAGAATTATTGGAAGTCTAGTGTCATGGGGTAGGGAGGTTTTCCTGCCCTTTTCGTTACAAGAAAGAAAAAGTATCACTTCTCAGTGTCCTTGAGAACTAAGAGTGAATAATAGAAAGAGAACTATGAATACAAATCTAGCGACTATCATCACAGGAATGATTATTGATGAAAATGCTCAATTTTACTTTGTCCAAAAAGACGGGGCGACCTATGCTTTGGATAAATCAGAAGGCGAGCATGCCCTTGGAGAAAGTGTTAAGGGTTTTACCTATACAGATTATAAGCAAAAATTACGCCTGACAACGCGTGAAGTAACCGCGACACAAACGACTTTTGGTTGGGGTGAAGTGACGGATGTCCGCAAGGATTTAGGGGTTTTTGTGGATACTGGCCTACCAGATAAGCAGGTGGTTGTTTCCCTTGATATTTTGCCAGAATTAAAGGAATTGTGGCCCAAGAAGGGTGACAAACTCTACATCCGCTATGAAGTGGATAGTAAGGATCGCATTTGGGGTATTTTAGCAGATCAAATGGATTTTCAGCGTCTAGCAAAACCAGCCTATGACAATATGCATAATCAAAATTGGCCAGCGATTGTTTATCGACTGAAACTCTCAGGCACTTTTGTTTATCTACCAGAAAACAATATGCTTGGTTTTATTCACCCAAGTGAGCGTTATACAGAGCCTCGTCTAGGGCAAGTGTTAGATGCCCGCGTCATTGGATTTCGAGAAATTGATAGAACCCTGAATTTATCTATCAAACCACGCTCATTTGAAATGCTAGAAAATGATGCTCAAATGATTCTGACTTATCTGGAGAGCAATGGTGGGTTTATGACTTTAAATGACAAGTCAGATCCTGAGGATATCAAGGCTGTTTTTGGAATTTCAAAAGGGCAGTTTAAAAAAGCCTTGGGTGGCTTGATGAAGGCTAAGAAAATCAAGCAAGACAGCTTTGGTACAGAATTGATTGGCAAATAAGGAAAGAGCAGATGTTAGCGATTGAATCGATTAGTCAGATGAAGCGAAGTGAGTTGCCTTTTCTGACGGTCTTAACTGGGGACGATGTTGGTCAGTTTGAAGAGTTAAAGCGTCTTTTTCTTGAGAAGATTGGCTATGATCGCTCGGATTTAAATATCTCCTATTTTGACATGAAAGAGGCTCCCTATGCTGAAGTTGAAAATGATTTGATTAGTTTGCCGTTTTTTGAAGAAGAAAAACTAGTGATTTTGGATCATTTTGTGGATATTACGACGATAAAAAAACGCTCCCTCTCCGACGATGAGTTAAAGGCCTTTGAAAGCTACATTGAGCAGCCGGTTGAAACCACGCGATTGATTATTTTTGCAGAAGGCAAGCTCGATAGTAAGCGTCGCTTGGTGAAATTGCTCAAACGAGACGGTCGAATACTAGAGGCTAGTCAACCTAAAGATGAGGAAATTCGTCGTTACTTTACCCATGTTAGCCATGAGAAAGGCTTGCAATTTGCCCCCCAAGTCTTTGAAGAATTGCTGGTGAAATCTGGTTTTCAATTTAGCGAAATGACTAAAAATTTGGCATTTTTAGAAGGCTATAAAAAGACAGGGATTATTTCTTCTGAGGATATTGTTGAGGCAGTTCCAAAGACCTTGCAAGATAATATTTTTGACCTAACTCAATTGATTTTGAATAGTAAAATAGATGCAGCAAGGAGCTTGGTACAGGATTTACGGCTACAAGGAGAAGACGAAATCAAGTTGATTGCCATTATGTTGGGGCAATTTCGGACTTTTTTACAGGTTCAATTACTGGCAGAAGGTGGAAGAGGAGAGCAGCAGATTGTGGCAGACTTGTCTCATTATTTGGGGAGAAAAGTCAATCCTTTTCAGGTTAAATATGCCTTAAGAGATAGTCGCCGCCTATCGCTAGCTTTCTTGGAAGCGTCCGTTACATGCTTGATTGAGACAGATTATCAGATTAAATCAGGAATATATGAGAAAGATTATTTATTTGATTTGGCCTTGCTAAAAATTTCCCAGAATAATTTATAGACAAATTTCTTGAAAATTTTAGGTGATTGCGTTATCATTTTCATAGAACGAATCGAAAAGGAGACGAATAATGGCAATTATTTTACCAGATCTTCCATATGCTTACGATGCTTTGGAGCCTTACATTGATGCAGAAACGATGCATTTGCACCATGACAAACACCATGCGACCTATGTGGCAAATGTGAATGCTGCACTTGAGAAACACCCTGAAATCGGTGAGGATCTTGAAAAGCTTTTGGCTGATGTGGAGTCTATTCCAGCAGACATCCGTCAAGCTGTGATTAATAATGGTGGTGGTCATTTGAACCATGCTCTTTTCTGGGAATTGATGACACCAGCAACGACAGAACCTTCTGCTGAACTTGCGGCAGATATTGCGGCTACCTTTGGTTCTTTTGAAGAATTCCAAGCAGCTTTCACCCAAGCTGCAACGACTCGCTTTGGCTCTGGTTGGGCATGGCTAGTCTTGAACCAAGAAGGAAAATTGGAAGTGACTTCAACTGCAAATCAAGACACACCAATCTCAGAAGGAAAAACACCAATCTTGGGCTTGGACGTGTGGGAACATGCTTACTATGTGAAATACCGCAATGTTCGTCCTGACTACATCAAAGCATTCTTTTCTGTCATTAACTGGAATAAAGTAGATGAGTTGTATGCTGCGGCGAAATAATCAATTGTGAGAGGAGAGAGACTGTCTCCTCTTTTTTTCTATGTCTAAACATGCTATACTAGAGGAGATTAGATTAGAAATGAGAAAAACATGCAAAGAAAACAAATTTCAAAACGCTTAGCAACTGTTGGAAGTTTTGTTCCCCAAGGGGCTAGACTGGTCGATATAGGAAGTGATCATGCCTATCTCCCTATCGCTCTTGTCCAAAAAGGACAAATCAAGGCTGCCATTGCAGGGGAGGTCGTGGCAGGTCCTTACCAGTCTGCCTGCCAGAATGTAGCGGAGCACTCCCTACAGGATAAGATTGAGGTTCGTCTAGCTAATGGTTTGGCTGCTTTTGAGGTGCTGGATCAGATGGATACCTTGGTGGTGGCAGGTATGGGGGGACGCTTAATTTCAGAAATTCTAGCAGCGGATGAAGAGAAATTATCCACTCTGAAACGCCTGATTTTACAGCCCAATAATCATGAGGATCGCCTACGGAGTTGGTTACATGAACATGGTTGGGTCCTTATAGCAGAAGAAATCCTAGAAGAAGCGGGGAAGGTGTATGAAATAATGGTGGCTGAAAAAGGAAGTCAAACCTTATCCAGTCAAGAAGTATGCTTTGGGCCCTATCTATTAAAGGAGAAATCGGCAATTTTCCAACAAAAATGGCAGAAAGAGCAAGAAAAACTCAGTCAAGCCTTAGCGAGAATACCAGCAACGCATGAGCTAGAGCGGCAGGTATTGACCCAAAAAATCCAAGAAATCAAGGAGGTTTTAGATGTTAGCAAGTGAAGTTATCAAACGTTACGAAGCGTTTTGTCCTAAGGAGTTATCGTTAGAAGGCGATAGCGTGGGGCTTCAAATCGGTACTCTTCGTAAAGACATTAAAAAAATTATGATTGCCTTGGATGTCCGAGAACAGACGGTGCAAGAAGCAATCGAAAAGGAAGTGGATTTGATTATTGTCAAACATGCTCCGATTTTTCGCCCCATCAAAAACCTGTGTGTAGATACGCCACAAAATCAAATGTATAGTGAGTTAATCAAGCATGATATCGCCGTCTATGTCAGTCATACCAATATTGATGTACTCAAGGGTGGACTGAATGATTGGTTTTGTGATTTGCTAGAAATCGAGGTGGAAGGTGTCCTTCATGAAACTGCACCAAATGAGGGAATTGGCAGGATTGGGTGCGTGCAGCCTCAGACATTTGAAGCATTTGCAACCAAGGTGAAGCAGATCTTTGGCTTGGATAGCCTGCGGATGATTGCCTATGAAAACCAAGCAGAGAGCATCATTGAGCGTGTGGCAATTTGCGGTGGTAGTGGCGATTCTTTTTTCCGAGATGCGGTGGTTAAGCAAGCGGATGTCTACATCACTGGGGATATCTACTACCATACAGCCCAAGATATGCTCTCAGAAGGCTTATTGGCCCTTGACCCGGGTCATTATATTGAAGTTCTATTTATTGAAAAATTAACCGCTTTCTTTGAAGAATGGAAGCAAGAGGAAGAGTGGGATGTAGAAATTGTGGCTAGTCAAGCTAGTACCAATCCTTTCTCATATCTTTAGGAGTAGCTATGAAGAAAATTGCGATTATCGGAGCTGGGATTGTCGGTTCAACAACTGCCTACTATCTCGCTAAAGAAAATGCTTATGATATTACCGTTTTTGATGAGGGGCTTGGTCAGGCGACCAAGGCAGCGGCAGGCATTATCTGTCCTTGGTTTTCAAAGCGGCGCAACAAAGTCTGGTATAAGATGGCTCGTTTAGGAGCTGATTTTTATCAAAAATTAGTAGCTGATTTGGAAAATGATGGCTTCTCTGCTGATTTTTACCAACAATCAGGAGTTTATCTTCTCAAGAAACAAGAGGAGAAGTTAGCTGATTTATATGAGTTGGGAAAGACGAGACGGGCAGAATCTCCTTTGATTGGAGAGTTGAAAATCTTGCAAAAAGAAGAAGTAGAGAGAGTCTTTCCAGGCTTACAAGGGTTTGAAGCCTTGTTATATGCGAGTGGCGGAGCGCGTGTGGAAGGAAGTCAGCTGACTGAAAGTCTCTTGGTGGCAAGTGGGGTCAAAAGAGTTCATGAAAAGGTGAACCTAGAAGTGCTGTCAGACGGCTATCAAATAGCTGGTCAGCTGTTTGATAGTGTTGTTGTAGCAGCAGGTGCTTGGCTGAGTGAGATACTCGCACCCTTAGGGTATGACGTTGATGTGCGGCCGCAAAAAGGTCAATTACGGGATTACCAACTGCCAATCGAGACAGGTGCCTATCCAGTCCTGATGCCAGAAGGGGAGCTAGACATGATTCCTTTTGCTGGTGGAAAGGTGAGTGTCGGTGCTAGTCATGAAAATGACCGAGGGTTTGACCTTACACCTGATAGAGTGGTTTTAGAGACTTTGGAGCATGAAGCTCTGGGATATTATGCAGGTCTGAAGGAGGCGAGTTCGGTGTCTGAACGTGTCGGCATTCGAGCCTATACGAGCGATTTTTCTCCTTTTTATGGCTCTCTTCCTGAGGAGAAGAAGGTGTATGTTGCCAGTGGCTTAGGTTCTTCAGGTCTCACCACGGGACCTTTGATTGGCTATGAATTAGCACAAATGCTACAAGGGAAGTCAGGCTTGCTAGAGGCGGCAGACTATCCTGTCAGCAGATACATTCAAAAAAGAGGCTAACATGGTGGAAAGAATTTTAAATTATGTGAATATTTGTGTAAAAAAAGGCCATCGAGTGCTTTTGCTTAATCGCCAACATGATGAGTTTAAGGGATGGATTCAGCCTGGTGGTAAAGTTGAGTTTCCAGAATCTTTTTTTGAAGCAGCTAAGAGAGAATTAAAGGAAAAAACAGGATTAACAGCTCTAAATTTGCAACTCAAGGGCATTTCTGGTTTTACCAATCCTAAAAAAGCAGAGCGGTATGTGTACTATGATTTTCTGTGTGAAGGGTTTGAAGGAGAAATCTTGACCGAGTCTCGGGAAGGGGTGCCCAAATGGTGGGCAATAGAAGAACTTCCTAGCTTAGAAATGCAGGATGATATTAGAGAACGCCTGCCACTGTATTGGCGAGCGGGGTCTTTTGAGCGTATTCACTACTGGGATGAAGAACGAGGCTGTATCGCAGAAACCAAGACAATTTTGTATGATTGACCTAGATGCCCTCTTTCAGGAAGTATGGAGCTTGTAAAGCTGCTCGTATTGCTGAGAATGAGCCTAGAAAATGAAGAATTCAACCTAACTTATGTCAAGTACTAGTGATACTCAATGAAAATCAAAATTAACATCTTTCTACTTTCTTAGATGGTTTGGATGTAAACTACCTGTGTTCTATGCTTATTCATCTTATTTACTGGAAATGTATCTTATTTACCTCACTTAGCTTGCTCGATTTTATAGAACAAATAAATAATTATAGATAAGAAAGCTATTTTTGAACTTACATGCGTATAAGTTTCAATTCTTGCTTAGAAAAAATCCGTCTGGAATAAGTTCCAAACGGATTTTTTGTATGGTATACTCATCAAAAACCAAAATCTGACGTTGTTACTTCCCCTTGTTTCAACAGTCAAGCAAACTGTTGAGGGTGATAGATTTTGATTGTTATAGCGTATTAAACATTTAAGACCTTGTCTAAGAAATCTTTTAGACGTGGGTGTTGAGGGTTATCAAAGATTTGATCAGGAGTTCCGTCTTCAAGGAATTCACCGTCTGCTGTAAAGATAACACGGTTGGCAACCTGACGGGCAAAGCCCATCTCGTGGGTGACGATAATCATGGTCATTCCCTGCTGAGCTAGTTCCTTCATGACATTGAGAACATCGCCGACCATTTCAGGATCAAGAGCAGATGTCGGCTCATCAAAGAGCATAATGTCGGGATTCATGGCAAGTCCTCGTGCAATGGCCACCCGTTGTTTTTGCCCGCCTGAAAGGCTATCTGGCATAGCATTGGCCTTGTCTGCTAGTCCGACTTTTTCGAGCAACTCCATTCCAATCTTATCGGCCTCTGCTTGGTTGTAGCGTTTATGCTCGACCGGTGCAAAGGTGATATTTTCTAAAACAGTCATGTGAGGAAAGAGATTGAAGTGCTGAAAGACCATTCCAATATCTTCACGGACGACATCGACATTGGTTGATTTTTCTGTCAAATCATAGCCGTTGACCGTGATATGTCCACTTGTGACATTTTCAAGGAGATTGAGGCTTCGTAAAAATGTGGATTTTCCAGAACCAGATGGTCCGATGATGCAGACCACATCGCCTTCGTAGAATTTTGTTGTAATGCCTTTTAAGACTTCGTTTTCCCCATAATACTTGTGCAAATCATTGACATCAATTTTTAATTTTGCCATTATTTAATCCTCTTTTCTAAGCGTTTTGCAAGTCTAGTCAAGAGCGTGATAATGATTAGGTAGAAGACTGCAAGAATCGCATACATTTTGAAACTTTGGTAGTTTCGTGCGATGATAATCTTCCCTGTTTGGAAGAGTTCTACCAGACCAATCGCAGAGACAATCGTTGTATCCTTCAAAGCAATGACGAATTGGTTGACAAAGTTTGGCAACATAATCTTGGTTGCTTGTGGTAGGATAATCTTTCTCATGGTCTTTGTATAAGAAATACCCAGACTTCGGCTCGCTTCCATTTGTCCGGCTGGTACGGCTTGAATTCCTCCGCGGACGATTTCAGCAATATAGGCACCGGCATTGAGTGAGAGGGCAATGGTTCCTGCGACAAAGTCATTGATAGGACTTTGTTGGCCAGTCATGGATTCGATGAGGTTTGGAATTCCCCAGAAGATGAAGGCTGCAAGAATCATGAGTGGAATGCCTCGGATTACATCGACAAAGATCTCAGAAAGAACACGGAGTGCTTTGATAGGACTCACGCTGAACATTCCAAAGATAATACCGATAACGATGGCAATGGCAAAGGATACGAGAGCTAGGGCTAAGGTAACTCCAAGTCCGCTCAAGAGTTGTTTGTAGTTGTTTTTAAGCAATCCTAGAATAGTTGTCTCATCTACGGTTTCTGTTTCAGAAACAGCATCTTTGGCGAGGTATTTATCGAGGATTTCTTGGTATTTTCCACTTGCTTTAAGGTTGGCAAGTCCGTTGTTGAACATTTCGATGAGTTCGGGATTGCTTCCTTTTTTGACTGCGAAAGCCATATCTCCAATAGGAGTACCAGCGATTGGAGTTTTGAGAGCTTGCCCTTGGCTAATCGAATATTTGACGACCGGTTCATCATCCATAACTGCAACGACTGAACCAGCGTTTAGGCTGTCATACATGGCAGAGGCTTCAGCAAAGGTCTTGATTTTATAGCCATATTTTTCTTGATTTTCCGTGAGGAAGGTTTGGGAAGCAGTTCCATTTTTGACACCAACGGTTTTCCCCTTCAAATCTTCATAAGAAGCAATCTTGCTATTGTCTTTTACAGCTAAGATAGCATTTGAAGTATAGTAAGGTTCTGAAAAGTCAAAGGTTTCTTTTCGAGCATCGGTCACAGACATTCCTGCAATCATCCCGTCTGCTTGTCCAGACTGGATGGCGTTTAGGGCGGCGTCAAAGCCAGGATTGCTCGTCTCAATTGTAAATCCTTGATCCTTGGCAATAGCCTTGATCAAGTCCATATCAATCCCTATGTATTGGTTGTTATCGTTTTGGAAGACGAAAGGTGCGAAGGAAGAATCGCTGACAATGGTGTATTTAGCCTTGACAGGCGTTGCCTTTTGACCAGCTGGAGTGGTGGTCTCTGGAGTAAGGTTTGCTGCTTCAGTGCTAGATGAGGTCCATTTGCTGATGATTTGCTCGAGGCTACCATCTTTTTTCATTTGTGCAAGGGCCTCGTTGAACTCGCTCACCAAGTACTCATATTTACTTCCTTTTTTCACGCCAAAAGCAAAGCTACCTACGGCTTCGCCATCCATGTCAATCTTTAGGTCTTGCCCTTTGTTGATGGCATATTCGATGACTGGTTTATCGTCCATAACAGCGTCAATAGCTCCAGCTGATAGACTGTTATACATCAAATCACCTGTATCAAAGGTCTTGATGGTAAAGCCGTACTGATCCTTGATTTTTTCTAGAAAACGTTGGGAAGCAGTTCCATTTTTGACACCAACTGTTTTTCCACGGAGTTGTTCGTAGGTACTAATGGTGTTTGCCTTGGTTGTTGCAATGACAACCTTGGTATCATAGTAGGTGTCTGACATGGTGAAGACTTTTTCACGTTCTTTGGTCTTGGTCATCCCTGCCATGATAGCGTCAGCCTGTCCTGCTTGAACAGCATTGACAGCAGCATCGAAGCCTGGGAAGGTCATGTCGATGGTCCATCTTTTTAGCTCAGCAACTTTGTTGATGATATCAACGTCAATTCCTTTATAAATTTGATCGGAATCTTTAAATTCAAATGGGGCATAAGCGGTGTCCGAAACGATTTTAATCGTGTCAGCATTTATACTCCCCATAGTCCATATTGGGAATAAAAATAGCAAAAATGCTAGTATTTTTTTCTTCATGGTTGTCTCCTTCTCTAATAGATGTTAACGATTATAGCAAAATTTTGTGTATTTGGCAAATTTTAACATCTGTCATGTTAGAAGATATGACATAATGATTTAGTGATAAAAAATGACGCTGAGGAAAACTTGTGATAAAATAGAAGAAAGAGGTAGAATATGATTGATAGAAGTACCAATAATCAGTTTAAGTTAGTATCCAAGTATCAACCGTCTGGGGACCAGCCGCAAGCGATTGAAACCTTAGTGGACAATATTGAAGGTGGAGAAAAGGCGCAGATTTTATTAGGGGCAACAGGGACTGGTAAAACCTACACCATGAGCCAAGTTATTGCTCGGGTCAATAAACCAACCCTAGTCATTGCCCACAACAAGACCTTGGCAGGGCAGTTGTATGGTGAGTTCAAGGAATTTTTCCCTGAAAATGCAGTGGAATACTTTGTATCCTACTATGATTATTATCAGCCAGAAGCCTATGTCCCTTCAAGCGATACCTATATTGAAAAGGATAGCTCGGTCAACGATGAGATTGATAAACTCCGCCATTCTGCAACCTCTGCCCTCCTAGAGCGTAATGATGTGATTGTAGTTGCTTCCGTATCCTGTATCTATGGTTTGGGATCGCCCAAGGAATACGCAGACAGCGTGGTTAGTTTACGGCCTGGACTTGAAATTTCACGGGATAAATTGCTCAATGACCTAGTGGATATTCAGTTTGAACGCAATGATATTGACTTTCAACGTGGTCGTTTTCGTGTTCGAGGTGATGTTGTTGAAGTTTTCCCAGCCAGTCGAGATGAGCATGCTTTTCGAGTGGAATTTTTCGGAGATGAAATCGACCGGATTCGTGAAATCGAAGCTCTGACAGGTCAGGTCTTGGGAGAAGTAGACCATTTAGCCATTTTCCCAGCCACTCACTTTGTGACCAGTGATGATTATATGGAAACAGCCATCGCTAAAATCCAAGCAGAGCTGGCAGAACAACTTGAACTCTTTGAAAAAGAAGGAAAACTCCTTGAAGCGCAACGCCTCAAGCAGAGAACAGAGTACGATATTGAAATGCTCCGAGAAATGGGCTACACCAATGGCGTGGAAAACTATTCTCGGCACATGGATGGCCGTAGTGAAGGTGAGCCGCCTTATACCCTACTTGATTTCTTCCCAGATGATTTTCTGATTATGATTGATGAGAGCCACATGACTATGGGGCAGATAAAAGGCATGTATAATGGTGACCGTTCTC
The window above is part of the Streptococcus himalayensis genome. Proteins encoded here:
- the uvrB gene encoding excinuclease ABC subunit UvrB, giving the protein MIDRSTNNQFKLVSKYQPSGDQPQAIETLVDNIEGGEKAQILLGATGTGKTYTMSQVIARVNKPTLVIAHNKTLAGQLYGEFKEFFPENAVEYFVSYYDYYQPEAYVPSSDTYIEKDSSVNDEIDKLRHSATSALLERNDVIVVASVSCIYGLGSPKEYADSVVSLRPGLEISRDKLLNDLVDIQFERNDIDFQRGRFRVRGDVVEVFPASRDEHAFRVEFFGDEIDRIREIEALTGQVLGEVDHLAIFPATHFVTSDDYMETAIAKIQAELAEQLELFEKEGKLLEAQRLKQRTEYDIEMLREMGYTNGVENYSRHMDGRSEGEPPYTLLDFFPDDFLIMIDESHMTMGQIKGMYNGDRSRKEMLVNYGFRLPSALDNRPLRREEFESHVHQIVYVSATPGDYENEQTDTIVEQIIRPTGLLDPEVEVRPTMGQMDDLLEEITIRAEKGERTFITTLTKKMAEDLTDYLKEMGVKVKYMHSDIKTLERTEIIRDLRLGVFDVLIGINLLREGIDVPEVSLVAILDADKEGFLRNERGLIQTIGRAARNSEGHVIMYADKITDSMQRAMDETARRRQIQMEYNEKHGIIPQTIKKEIRDLISVTKSVLPDKEETVDIESLNKQERREMIKKLEGQMQEAAELLDFELAAQIRDMILEIKALD
- a CDS encoding ABC transporter substrate-binding protein/permease, encoding MKKKILAFLLFLFPIWTMGSINADTIKIVSDTAYAPFEFKDSDQIYKGIDVDIINKVAELKRWTIDMTFPGFDAAVNAVQAGQADAIMAGMTKTKEREKVFTMSDTYYDTKVVIATTKANTISTYEQLRGKTVGVKNGTASQRFLEKIKDQYGFTIKTFDTGDLMYNSLSAGAIDAVMDDKPVIEYAINKGQDLKIDMDGEAVGSFAFGVKKGSKYEYLVSEFNEALAQMKKDGSLEQIISKWTSSSTEAANLTPETTTPAGQKATPVKAKYTIVSDSSFAPFVFQNDNNQYIGIDMDLIKAIAKDQGFTIETSNPGFDAALNAIQSGQADGMIAGMSVTDARKETFDFSEPYYTSNAILAVKDNSKIASYEDLKGKTVGVKNGTASQTFLTENQEKYGYKIKTFAEASAMYDSLNAGSVVAVMDDEPVVKYSISQGQALKTPIAGTPIGDMAFAVKKGSNPELIEMFNNGLANLKASGKYQEILDKYLAKDAVSETETVDETTILGLLKNNYKQLLSGLGVTLALALVSFAIAIVIGIIFGMFSVSPIKALRVLSEIFVDVIRGIPLMILAAFIFWGIPNLIESMTGQQSPINDFVAGTIALSLNAGAYIAEIVRGGIQAVPAGQMEASRSLGISYTKTMRKIILPQATKIMLPNFVNQFVIALKDTTIVSAIGLVELFQTGKIIIARNYQSFKMYAILAVFYLIIITLLTRLAKRLEKRIK